Proteins encoded by one window of Hylaeus volcanicus isolate JK05 chromosome 7, UHH_iyHylVolc1.0_haploid, whole genome shotgun sequence:
- the LOC128880075 gene encoding uncharacterized protein LOC128880075, translated as MRIAPVYRINKLFFLSMIRSIENFTASRVKTSCLLRHQRRVYLLYFLLIVVNVEMTNVCHDADAYANADANGRISNRNSILTWQTIKRNSFGQRLVRTDATSTPALLAFQRTALFLGVDVNRLRLLHDDGIGFSANRKSSAMRSSSEVMERNGCFVLRTTSVECNAIHMEKPMNHGRRRSERTRSHRAGITKTTLVDQCFFKECCKSIKETGRNFDQQRGAFGHRHRRRRRRRRKETKSLHLRDECIHTTRDRSQKTKGSRTSDYETKPMPAHRQHLRHLSIFCETSDETTTEQRRDTYVSIRERKVIQLSLTRLGPDHPAHFRIPAGNLDSQSNGQLATTQT; from the coding sequence ATGCGAATAGCCCCTgtatatcgaataaataaattattctttttatcgatGATTCGTAGCATCGAGAATTTCACGGCGTCACGAGTCAAGACAAGTTGCCTACTCCGACACCAACGGCGAGTGTATTTactgtattttcttttgattgtCGTCAACGTAGAAATGACGAATGTGTGtcacgacgccgacgcctaCGCCAACGCCGACGCCAACGGGCGGATTTCGAACCGTAATTCCATTTTGACCTGGCAAACGATCAAGAGGAACAGTTTCGGGCAAAGATTGGTGCGGACAGACGCGACGTCGACGCCTGCATTGCTGGCCTTTCAGCGAACCGCGTTATTTTTGGGGGTTGATGTAAACCGGCTGCGCCTCTTGCACGATGATGGCATCGGTTTTTCTGCAAACCGTAAGTCATCAGCTATGAGGTCATCGTCTGAGGTGATGGAAAGAAACGGATGTTTCGTGCTAAGAACGACGAGTGTAGAGTGTAACGCGATTCACATGGAGAAACCGATGAATCACGGTCGTAGACGCTCGGAACGAACACGATCGCACCGTGCCGGTATAACGAAAACAACTTTAGTCGACCAATGTTTTTTCAAGGAATGTTGTAAAAGTATCAAAGAAACCGGGAGAAATTTCGACCAACAACGCGGAGCATTCGGGCATCGGcatcggcgtcggcgtcggcgtcgtcgaaaggaaacgaaaagtCTCCACTTGCGTGACGAGTGCATCCACACGACCAGAGACCGGTCGCAAAAGACAAAAGGCTCTCGAACCAGTGATTACGAAACGAAGCCAATGCCAGCGCACCGGCAACACTTGAGACatctttcgattttctgtgAAACGAGCGACGAAACAACGACCGAACAACGTCGCGACACGTACGTAAGCATACGGGAACGAAAGGTAATTCAATTATCGCTAACGCGATTAGGCCCAGACCATCCGGCGCATTTCCGTATTCCAGCTGGAAATTTAGATTCGCAATCTAACGGCCAATTAGCGACTACGCAAACTTGA